One part of the Gaiellales bacterium genome encodes these proteins:
- a CDS encoding N-acetyltransferase: MTVEVRPLRPQDVDWLADLHNAAFADYAVPAVLDAAALGGYLDETDVDPALSRVAFVDDEPASFCLGALRGDRASIRGEGTATSFRRRGLGRLVLEATLEALAGAGAASVCLEVLQGNDGAIRLYRDAGFEQRRRLMGYSLQRPGRGVRARLSGGLSECDTGTALRMLEGWGWRDPPWQLEPASLSHLPAQRLDGHAVVVGKGRGDRFWLYALAVDPGRRRHGLATRALSLLPAGWIGIPALLPEEWWEAGALLRALGAMTESHWQWEMRRAL; encoded by the coding sequence TTGACGGTCGAGGTCAGGCCGCTGCGTCCGCAGGACGTCGACTGGCTGGCCGACCTGCACAATGCCGCCTTCGCGGACTACGCCGTGCCGGCCGTGCTGGACGCGGCAGCGCTCGGCGGGTATCTGGACGAGACGGACGTCGATCCGGCGCTGAGTCGTGTCGCCTTTGTTGACGACGAGCCGGCGAGCTTCTGCCTGGGCGCGCTTCGGGGCGACCGGGCGAGCATCCGCGGCGAGGGCACAGCGACCTCGTTCCGGCGTCGGGGGCTCGGCCGCCTGGTGCTCGAGGCGACCCTCGAGGCGCTCGCCGGGGCCGGGGCGGCATCGGTGTGCCTGGAGGTGCTCCAGGGCAACGACGGGGCTATCCGGCTGTACCGTGACGCGGGGTTCGAGCAGCGCCGCCGGCTGATGGGCTACAGCCTGCAGCGGCCGGGGAGGGGCGTGCGAGCGCGGCTGTCGGGCGGCCTCTCGGAGTGCGACACCGGGACCGCGCTCCGCATGCTCGAGGGCTGGGGCTGGCGGGACCCGCCATGGCAGCTCGAGCCCGCCTCCCTGTCGCATCTGCCCGCGCAGCGCCTCGACGGCCACGCCGTGGTGGTGGGGAAGGGACGCGGAGACCGCTTCTGGCTGTATGCGCTCGCGGTCGATCCCGGCCGTCGCCGGCACGGGCTGGCGACCCGGGCGCTGTCGCTGCTGCCCGCGGGGTGGATCGGCATCCCCGCGCTGCTGCCGGAGGAGTGGTGGGAGGCGGGCGCGCTGCTGCGAGCGCTCGGCGCCATGACCGAGAGCCACTGGCAGTGGGAGATGCGCCGGGCGCTGTAG
- a CDS encoding GNAT family N-acetyltransferase, which produces MAIEIRPVEPRDRDALAGLLAARHSAHRAAEPLLAAGDAVAEVDRVLARKELCAPLVALRAGEPVAYLAGEVRQNGFWGRHAWVDRAGHAAQDGEALRDLYAAAAPAWVDAGARLHLVLVPAVADAMAPWYRLAFSQMQVIGMRRAGGEVADPPPGVTVRPAADGELERVARTQGRLIWDAQVGSPVFTGLTPPEWDDELAAWVEAFGGRDMLWVAEREGELLGHVYLYPAGEELGEPAGAVTLSTAAVVPSARGGGVGLALATRAIAWAAQAGHGSIMIDWRVTNLGASRFWPARGFRPVFHRMSRMIGIG; this is translated from the coding sequence GTGGCGATCGAGATCCGGCCGGTGGAGCCGCGGGACCGCGACGCGCTCGCGGGGCTGCTGGCTGCGCGGCACTCCGCGCACCGGGCGGCGGAGCCGCTGCTGGCGGCCGGCGATGCGGTGGCCGAGGTCGACCGGGTGCTGGCGCGGAAGGAGCTGTGCGCGCCGCTGGTTGCGCTGCGGGCGGGGGAGCCCGTTGCCTACCTGGCCGGCGAGGTGCGCCAGAACGGGTTCTGGGGCAGGCACGCCTGGGTCGATCGGGCTGGGCACGCTGCACAGGATGGGGAGGCGCTGCGCGACCTCTACGCCGCGGCCGCCCCTGCCTGGGTCGACGCCGGCGCGCGGCTGCACCTCGTCCTCGTGCCGGCGGTGGCCGATGCCATGGCCCCGTGGTACCGGCTGGCCTTCTCGCAGATGCAGGTGATCGGCATGCGCCGGGCGGGCGGCGAGGTCGCTGATCCTCCTCCGGGCGTGACGGTTCGGCCGGCGGCCGACGGCGAGCTCGAGCGGGTTGCGCGCACGCAGGGACGGCTGATCTGGGACGCGCAGGTCGGCTCGCCGGTGTTCACGGGGTTGACGCCGCCCGAGTGGGATGACGAGCTGGCGGCCTGGGTGGAGGCGTTCGGCGGGCGAGACATGCTCTGGGTGGCCGAGCGCGAGGGAGAGCTGCTCGGGCACGTGTACCTGTATCCGGCCGGCGAAGAGCTGGGGGAGCCGGCCGGCGCCGTGACGCTGTCGACGGCGGCGGTGGTGCCGTCAGCCCGCGGCGGCGGGGTGGGCCTGGCGCTGGCGACGCGTGCGATCGCATGGGCGGCGCAGGCGGGCCACGGGTCGATCATGATCGATTGGCGGGTGACCAACCTGGGCGCATCCCGCTTCTGGCCGGCGCGAGGGTTCCGGCCGGTGTTTCACCGGATGAGCAGGATGATCGGAATCGGCTGA